A single genomic interval of Bacteroidetes bacterium GWF2_43_63 harbors:
- a CDS encoding ATPase, translating into MKNTPFIYGTTVSLKSFTDREKDAEKLYNNLTEGINTTIISPRRWGKSSLVEKVMHDIKTKNKNIIAVQIDLFSASSGEEFLELFAREVIMASSTKWQDWVKAAKEFFSRLIPQITIGVDPQTDFRIGFNWAELNKYPDEILNLPERMAVKLGKPCIICLDEFQNLASFAGFAGFEKKMRSVWQRQKNATYCLFGSKRHMMTDIFNNSSKPFYRFGDIMLLNKIPTEKWVTFIVDGFKKSGKTIHPEMARKIPALMKDHSWYVQQLAHYTWQKTEKAAGLEELSAALVELLNANSPLYQKDAESISVTQLNFLKAVACNETRLTSAAVMQKYRLGTPRNVQKNRIVLMENDIIDLENGKHVFLDPAFELWFRMQYFGEKYLNNPAIAKHSSKR; encoded by the coding sequence ATGAAAAACACTCCGTTTATTTATGGCACCACAGTCAGTTTAAAGTCATTTACTGACCGGGAAAAAGATGCAGAAAAGCTGTACAATAATTTGACGGAAGGGATTAATACAACCATTATTTCTCCGCGGCGTTGGGGCAAATCGAGTTTGGTTGAGAAGGTTATGCATGATATTAAAACAAAAAACAAAAATATCATTGCTGTTCAGATTGATCTGTTTTCTGCATCATCGGGCGAAGAATTTCTCGAATTGTTTGCGAGGGAGGTCATTATGGCCTCTTCAACAAAATGGCAGGATTGGGTGAAAGCTGCAAAAGAATTTTTCTCCCGGTTAATTCCTCAGATAACAATTGGAGTCGATCCTCAGACTGACTTTAGGATTGGTTTTAATTGGGCCGAGCTGAACAAATATCCCGACGAGATTTTGAATTTGCCTGAGAGAATGGCCGTCAAGCTGGGGAAACCCTGCATCATTTGTCTTGATGAATTTCAGAATCTGGCTTCTTTTGCGGGTTTTGCGGGCTTTGAAAAAAAGATGAGATCGGTATGGCAGCGTCAAAAAAACGCGACCTATTGTTTGTTTGGAAGCAAACGCCACATGATGACTGACATTTTCAATAATTCGTCAAAGCCTTTCTATCGCTTTGGAGACATCATGTTATTGAATAAAATTCCTACTGAAAAATGGGTTACTTTTATTGTGGATGGATTTAAGAAATCAGGTAAAACCATTCATCCTGAGATGGCCCGGAAAATTCCAGCATTAATGAAAGATCATTCCTGGTATGTGCAGCAACTGGCGCATTATACCTGGCAAAAAACGGAGAAAGCAGCTGGACTGGAAGAACTTTCAGCAGCATTGGTTGAGCTCCTTAATGCAAACTCGCCGCTATATCAGAAAGATGCCGAATCCATCAGTGTTACGCAGTTGAATTTTCTCAAAGCTGTTGCCTGCAACGAAACGCGTCTTACCAGTGCTGCGGTGATGCAGAAATACCGGCTCGGTACTCCACGGAATGTTCAGAAAAACAGAATTGTTCTCATGGAAAATGATATTATTGATCTGGAAAACGGCAAGCATGTTTTTCTGGATCCCGCATTTGAACTGTGGTTCCGGATGCAGTATTTTGGAGAAAAGTATCTGAATAATCCTGCTATAGCAAAACACAGTTCGAAACGATGA
- a CDS encoding DNA damage-inducible protein D, which yields MKKEEITELFNKFENACYVYQDIECWSARELMEILGYTKWENFQKTIDKSKQSLENVGERALDHFPDVRKMVVIGSGSVRELSDIALTRYACYVVAQNGDPNKPEIAFAQTYFAVQTRKQELVEQRLLDVARVNARAKLTKSEKKLSEILFSKGIDEKGFAHIRSQGDKALFGGKATLEMKKKLLVPDSRPMADFLPTLLIKAKDFATELTSHNVVEKDLEECGDITEEHIINNTSVRKILLKRGVKPEDLPAGEDIKKVQRRIDSETKKVKSNASNTKLRKKKTKV from the coding sequence ATGAAAAAAGAAGAAATCACGGAACTCTTTAATAAATTTGAAAATGCCTGTTATGTATATCAGGATATTGAGTGCTGGAGCGCCAGAGAGCTCATGGAAATACTCGGATATACTAAATGGGAAAACTTTCAAAAGACAATTGACAAATCTAAGCAATCTCTGGAAAACGTTGGTGAGAGAGCGCTAGACCATTTTCCTGACGTCAGGAAAATGGTCGTAATTGGCTCTGGTAGCGTAAGAGAGCTTTCAGATATTGCGCTAACCCGCTATGCATGCTATGTTGTGGCGCAGAATGGTGATCCCAATAAACCCGAAATAGCATTCGCACAAACCTATTTCGCTGTTCAAACAAGAAAGCAGGAATTGGTTGAACAACGATTATTAGATGTAGCCAGGGTTAATGCAAGAGCAAAATTGACCAAGTCGGAAAAGAAACTTTCCGAAATTCTTTTCAGTAAAGGAATAGATGAAAAAGGGTTTGCTCATATCCGTTCTCAGGGCGACAAAGCACTGTTTGGTGGAAAGGCTACTCTTGAGATGAAAAAGAAGCTTCTTGTGCCTGATTCCAGGCCAATGGCAGACTTTCTACCTACCTTGCTGATCAAAGCAAAAGATTTTGCAACAGAACTCACCAGTCACAACGTTGTAGAAAAAGACCTGGAAGAGTGTGGCGATATTACTGAAGAACACATCATCAACAACACATCTGTCAGAAAAATCCTGCTGAAACGCGGCGTTAAGCCTGAAGATCTGCCTGCCGGCGAAGACATTAAAAAGGTGCAGCGAAGGATTGACAGCGAGACAAAAAAAGTAAAATCGAATGCTTCAAACACAAAATTAAGAAAGAAGAAAACTAAGGTTTAA
- a CDS encoding indolepyruvate oxidoreductase, which translates to MKKDIILSGVGGQGILSIAATIGLAAVDKGWYLKQAEVHGMSQRGGDVQSHLRISEDVVHSDLIPMGQADMILSVEPMESLRYLPYLHKDGWLITNSKSFVNIGNYPELEKIYSEIKKINNHILIDADEIATKLNAPKSANMVVLGAAFAFLGIERNYFENAIRNLFGRKGEEVVATNISAFNAGVEFAQQYIKK; encoded by the coding sequence ATGAAAAAAGACATCATATTATCAGGCGTCGGCGGACAGGGAATTCTTTCCATTGCTGCCACCATCGGGCTCGCTGCAGTTGATAAAGGCTGGTATCTCAAGCAAGCTGAAGTACACGGTATGAGCCAGCGTGGTGGTGACGTCCAGAGCCACCTGCGCATATCGGAAGATGTGGTTCATTCTGATCTGATACCAATGGGTCAGGCCGACATGATTTTGTCGGTAGAACCAATGGAGTCACTTCGTTATCTGCCCTATCTTCACAAAGACGGATGGTTGATTACAAATTCAAAATCGTTTGTCAATATTGGAAATTATCCGGAGCTTGAAAAAATATATTCGGAGATTAAGAAAATTAATAATCACATTCTGATCGACGCAGACGAAATTGCTACGAAACTGAATGCTCCAAAATCAGCCAACATGGTGGTGCTAGGGGCAGCTTTTGCATTTCTCGGGATAGAAAGAAATTACTTTGAAAATGCTATTAGAAACTTATTTGGCCGTAAAGGCGAAGAAGTTGTTGCAACAAATATTAGTGCCTTTAATGCAGGCGTAGAATTTGCCCAGCAATACATTAAAAAGTAA
- a CDS encoding indolepyruvate ferredoxin oxidoreductase, translated as MQKQLLLGDEAIATGAIDSGISGIYAYPGTPSTEITEYVRASKEAKQKGILASWGANEKTAMEAALGMSYAGKRTMVCMKHVGLNVAADPFMNSAITGVNGGMIVVSADDPSMHSSQNEQDSRVYGKFANVPILEPSNQQEAYDMVHYGFELSEKFKVPVLMRITTRLAHSRSGVARIESRKQNELSLPSDLRQFVLLPAIARKRYSMLLANQSGFRNESATSGFNQLIDGPDKSMGVIACGIAYNYLMENFPQGCPFPVLKIGQYPLPVNLVENLADNTERIMILEDGYPMIEELIAGLLHRGINVSGRFDERIPRTGELNPNIIARAFGMADTHGLPSPELIVGRPPSMCTGCPHIDSYNAMNEALRDYSKGRVFSDIGCYTLGALPPFEAINSCVDMGASITMAKGAADAGLVPAVAVIGDSTFCHSGMTGLLDAVIAKSPITVVLLDNSTTGMTGGQDSAAFGRVKDIVTGLGVEPEHIRILKPLKKNHEENTQIFKEELAYNGVSVIIPTRECIQTLNRRMREKFKNKAN; from the coding sequence ATGCAAAAACAATTGTTATTAGGCGATGAAGCCATTGCGACGGGAGCCATCGATTCTGGCATTTCGGGCATTTATGCCTATCCAGGGACTCCCTCCACTGAAATCACAGAATACGTTCGCGCGAGTAAAGAAGCAAAGCAGAAAGGAATTCTGGCGTCTTGGGGTGCTAACGAAAAGACCGCCATGGAAGCAGCTCTCGGAATGTCATATGCCGGTAAACGGACCATGGTATGTATGAAACATGTCGGGCTCAATGTAGCAGCTGACCCTTTTATGAACTCAGCTATTACCGGTGTAAACGGAGGAATGATCGTTGTGTCGGCTGACGACCCTTCCATGCATTCATCACAAAACGAGCAGGATAGCCGCGTCTACGGAAAATTTGCCAATGTCCCCATTCTTGAGCCCTCAAACCAGCAGGAAGCATATGACATGGTTCATTATGGTTTCGAACTCAGCGAAAAGTTCAAAGTTCCGGTTCTGATGCGCATCACAACACGTCTGGCTCACAGTCGTTCCGGTGTTGCCCGGATTGAAAGCCGCAAGCAAAACGAGCTGTCACTTCCCTCAGATCTTCGTCAATTTGTATTGCTGCCCGCCATTGCCCGCAAGCGCTACAGCATGCTGCTGGCAAACCAATCCGGGTTTCGTAATGAAAGTGCTACTTCGGGATTCAATCAGTTGATTGACGGCCCCGATAAATCGATGGGCGTGATCGCATGCGGTATCGCATATAATTACCTGATGGAAAACTTTCCTCAGGGATGTCCGTTTCCGGTGTTGAAGATTGGTCAGTATCCACTGCCTGTGAACCTCGTCGAAAATCTGGCCGACAATACTGAACGTATTATGATTCTGGAAGATGGATACCCGATGATCGAAGAACTTATTGCCGGCCTTTTACACCGTGGTATTAATGTCTCCGGACGTTTTGACGAACGCATTCCCCGGACCGGAGAACTCAATCCGAACATCATTGCCCGAGCCTTTGGAATGGCCGATACTCACGGACTTCCATCTCCTGAACTTATTGTCGGCCGTCCACCCTCCATGTGTACTGGCTGCCCGCATATCGATAGCTACAATGCCATGAATGAGGCTTTGCGCGATTATTCAAAGGGTCGTGTTTTCAGCGATATCGGTTGCTATACGCTGGGTGCTCTGCCCCCATTTGAAGCCATCAATAGCTGTGTAGACATGGGTGCCTCAATCACCATGGCCAAAGGCGCTGCTGATGCAGGTCTTGTTCCCGCTGTTGCCGTTATTGGCGATTCGACATTCTGTCACAGCGGAATGACAGGTTTGCTTGATGCTGTTATTGCCAAATCACCCATCACCGTTGTTTTACTTGATAACTCAACGACTGGTATGACCGGAGGTCAGGATTCTGCTGCATTTGGAAGAGTGAAGGATATTGTGACTGGGCTTGGAGTGGAACCCGAACATATTCGCATTCTGAAACCGTTGAAGAAAAATCACGAGGAAAACACGCAGATTTTCAAAGAGGAACTTGCATACAACGGCGTTTCTGTGATTATTCCTACCCGCGAATGCATCCAGACACTTAACCGCAGAATGCGTGAGAAATTCAAGAATAAAGCAAACTAA
- the mscL gene encoding large-conductance mechanosensitive channel (forms homopentamer; channel that opens in response to pressure or hypoosmotic shock), translating into MKMLKEFRDFISKGNVLDLAVAVIIGAAFGKIVTSFVNDILMPPIGILMGGVDFKDLSVVLQDAVGEVPAVTLNYGMFIQNVIDFLIIALCVFLVVKVANNLSKKKEEAPAAPPAPTKDQELLSEIRDLLKERK; encoded by the coding sequence ATGAAAATGTTGAAAGAATTTCGTGATTTCATCAGCAAAGGCAATGTTCTTGACCTGGCTGTAGCAGTAATTATCGGTGCTGCTTTTGGAAAAATTGTCACATCGTTTGTCAATGACATTCTGATGCCACCGATTGGAATACTTATGGGTGGTGTCGATTTCAAAGACCTCTCCGTGGTGCTTCAGGATGCAGTCGGTGAAGTCCCCGCGGTTACTTTGAATTATGGCATGTTTATTCAAAATGTAATTGACTTTTTAATTATTGCGCTTTGTGTCTTCCTGGTTGTGAAGGTTGCCAATAACCTTTCGAAGAAAAAGGAAGAAGCTCCGGCTGCGCCACCTGCTCCAACTAAAGATCAGGAGCTGCTGAGCGAGATCAGAGATTTGCTGAAAGAAAGAAAATAA